CAGGCCGGCGAAGCCCAGCCCGGCGATCTTGGTGAACGGCGAGTCCGCTTCGGCGAAGCTCGCGACACCGCCGGCGAGCGGCCGCGCGAACCCGACGGTGTCGCCGCGCCGCACCCGGGCGGCGTCGCTGCTCTCGGCGATCAGCCGCGCTTCGGCGCGTTCGATCCGCGCGGCCAGCGCGGTGTCGCAGAAGAGCCGTTCCCCGTCCATGCCCTCACGGTGCCGGACACGGACGGGGAACGGCCACTCGATTTTCAGCCCTCCACGCGGTGCGACGCCCAGAACGACGTCAGGTCGGTCGATCCGGCCGCCGCCTGCGCCGCGGCCTTGAACTCGGCCGTGGTGGACACGCCGTACCAGTGCGACTGGGCGTACGACTTCAGCAGGTTCGCCATCGCCGTGTCGCCGATCAGCCGCCGCAGGTCGTGCAGCGTGCACTTGCCGTAGTTGTAGACCACGGTCGAGTACCGGGACGAATGCGCGTCCCAGTAGGCCATCGAGTTGGTCAGCTTCTCCGCGCTCGACTGCCACGTGATGCCGCAGCCGCTGCCGGTGACCCCGCGGTAGAGGTCGGTGGCGTAGTCGGTGAAGCTCTCGTCGAGCCACGGGGAGTTGTACTCGTCGTCGCCGACGATCCCGTAGAACCACTGGTGCGCCAGCTCGTGCGGGAGCGCCGTGGTCGAGACGAGGTCCATCACGAAGCCCGGGTACTCCATGCCGCCGAACCAGAAGTTGTTGTCCAGCACCACGTCCACCTCGCCGTACGGGTAGTCGCCGAAGCGGCCCGAGTGGACGTCGATGGAGTCGGCGGCCAGGCTCAGCATCTGGTTCGCGCTGCTCGTGGAGATCCCGCTGACCGAGTAGACGTTGACCCGCACGCCCTTGCCGGACGTCGTGGTGATCTTCGCGAACGGCCCGGCGGCCCACGCGAAGTCACGGACCTTCGCCGCGGTCGCGTGGGTGGTCGTCGTGCTGCCGCTGGTCGTCTCGGTCGACGTGCCGGTGGCCGGGGTCAGCAGCGACGTCGGGTGCACCAGGGTGACGTCGAAGTCGCTGATCACGGTGTAGAACGACTCGCCGTTGTTGGTGTACGGGTCGAGGTGCCAGCCCGCGCCGTCGCGGACCGCGAGCACCGGCAGCGCGTTGCCGATCATGCTGTACGCGCCGTCGTGGCCGAACCGGTCGGCGCCGCTGGGCACGACGATGCTCAGGTCGAACCCGATGGTCGCCGACTGGCCCTGGGCCAGCGGGCTCGGGAGGGTGATCTTCATGGCGGTGCAGTTGACGCTGAGCGCGGACGCGGTGCCGCCGGTGACGTTCGTGACCGTGATCGGCGTCGTCGGGCAGCTGCCGTGGTAGTTGTCCCAAAGCCGCAGGTAGACCTCGGGCAGCGCGGTCGCCGAGCCGTTGGTGAAGCTCACGCTCTGGTGCCCGGTCCAGGTGGTGCCGGCGGTGTCCGAGGTGAGGTTCACCGTGTACGCCGGGTTGATCGGCGTGCGCGTGGAGTCCGCGGGCGCGGCCGTGACCGTCCACGCGAAGGTGGCGCTGCCGCTGTTGCCGGCCGGGTCCTTCGCCGTGACGGTCACCGAGGACGTCCCGGCGGTGGTCGGCGTGCCGGTGATCTTGCCGGTGCTCGCGCCGATCGCCAGCCCGGCGGGCAGGCCGGTCGCGGTCCAGGTCAGCGCGTCGTTCTGCGGGTCGGTGGCCTGGACCTGCAGCGACACGGCCTGGCCGACGGCGCTCGACTGGGCGCCCGGCGAGGTCACGACCGGCGACTGCGGGTTGCTCGTCCCGGTCGTGGTCAGCGAGAAGTCGTCGAGGAGGAAGTCGGTCGCGAGGCTCGAGTCCTCGGTACCGGTGATCTTGAGCGTCACGGTCTGGCCCAGGTACCGCGACACGTCGACGGTGCGCTGGACGTACCCGGTGTTCTGGTCGAGGTTCGAGTAGCTCGCGAGGGTGTCGGAGCCCGCCTGCACCACCAGCTTGTCGTAGGCGGTGCCGGTCGTCGTCTCCTTGGTGTCGACGTGCGCCCACCACGACAGCGTCGCCGAAGCGCAGCCTGCGGGGAGCGTCAGCGCCTGGGACAGGGTGTCGGTGTGCGTGCTGCCGTAGCCGTCCAGCCAGGCGTCCATCGTCCCGCCGTGCGCGGGTTCCGCGGCGGTGGCGGCGGAGATCACGCCACTGCTCTGGGTCCACGGGGCGGTGCCGCTCTCGAACCCGCCGTTGCCGACGACCTGGTCGCCGCAGGCCGCGGCGGCTTGGGCCGGCGCGGCGACGGCGACTGTGCCCAGCAGGCCCACGGCGGCGCTGAGCGCAGCAGAAAGCACCCTCGATCTCATGGGGGGAGTCCTTTCCCGGCCCCGCCCGTCGGGGCCAGGAGAAAGCGTGCGCTGCCGCCGGGGCGGCAACAACCCGCCATGAGTCGGGTTCCGCGTCAGGCCTGCTGAAGCACGTTCAGCAGGATGAAGAGCAGAACGAGGGCGCCGACCACCGCCACCGCGGCCGACACGGTGGACCGGACCATCTCGCCGAAGCCCTTCGCGGTGCGGGCCCGGTAGGCGGAGTAGTTGGAGCGCGCCTCCCGCGCGTTGTGGACGCGGCTGCCGACGAGCAGCCCGGCGGCCAGTGCGAGCAGGACGGCGAGGAAAACGGACACGAGAGCATCCTTCCGGGGTTCGGGAACGAGGAACGGCCTCATTACTAGACCCGACGGACGTCGCGCGCCATGGCTTTCGGGTATCTCGTTTCCGGGCCGGTCGGCCCTGGTGGGACGCACGTCCCGCGTTCCTCGGAAAGCGGTGGTGGGACGTCGACGGTATCCGCGGTCTTCCGTGCCACGCAAGGAGTTTTCGGTGGCTCAGCTCTCGGTCGCGAGTCCTTTGTGTCGCTCCCGCAATTCGCGCTTGACGATCTTTCCGCTGGGATTCTTGGGAAGGCGGTCCGCGAACACGACGTACTTGGGACATTTGTAACCGGCGAGATGTGCCTTTGCGTGGTCGATCACTCGCGCAGCGTCGAGGGTCACGCCGTCGCGCGGCACGACGACCGCCGTCACCGCTTCGATCCAGTGTGGATGGCCGATCCCGAAGACGGCGACCTCGGCAACGCCGTCGAGCAGGTACAGCGCCTCTTCGACTTCGCGGCTCGCCACGTTTTCGCCGCCGGTCTTGATCATGTCCTTCTTGCGGTCCACGACGGACAGGTAGCCGTCTTCGTCGACGACGCCGAGGTCGCCGGAGTGGAACCAGCCGGCCCGGAACGCTTCGGCGGTCTTGGCCTCGTCGCGGTAGTAGCCGAGGGTGGCGTGCGGGCTGCGGTGCACGATCTCGCCGACCTCTCCCGGGGCCACCGGGTTGTCCTGGTCGTCGACGATGCGCGTCTCGACGTTGAGCGAGGGCCGTCCGGCCGAGCCGGCGCGGTCGAGCTGTTCGTGGGGACGCAGGATCGTCGCCAGCGGTGCCATCTCCGTCTGGCCGTAGAAGTTCCACAGCGCGACGTCGGGCAGGCGGCGGCGCAGCTCACGCAGCACCTCGACCGGCATCGCCGAAGCGCCGTAGTAACCCTTTCGCAAGCTGGACAGGTCGGTCCGGTCGAAGTTTTCGTGGCGCAGCAAGGAGATCCACACCGTCGGCGGCGCGAACAGCTTCGTCGCGCGCTCCCGTTCGA
This genomic window from Amycolatopsis mongoliensis contains:
- a CDS encoding acyl-CoA synthetase — its product is MDQHLVDRARQHSLGDLLRRTALRLPGKLAVVDGDERLTFAGFEAAANRCAHALAARGLRKGDRLALLSHNSWQYGVLAFATAKLGVLLVPVNFMLGAEEIAYILRHAEVKAFVAEDALEPTAAKALELAGRSDVVRGRIAMGAGGEWEDIGTWLSEGDAEAPDVLVADDDPLRIMYTSGTESRPKGVLLSSRSLVAQYVSCVIDGGMSADDVEVHSLPLYHCAQLDCFFSVDVYLGATSVILPGPDPAALLAAVERERATKLFAPPTVWISLLRHENFDRTDLSSLRKGYYGASAMPVEVLRELRRRLPDVALWNFYGQTEMAPLATILRPHEQLDRAGSAGRPSLNVETRIVDDQDNPVAPGEVGEIVHRSPHATLGYYRDEAKTAEAFRAGWFHSGDLGVVDEDGYLSVVDRKKDMIKTGGENVASREVEEALYLLDGVAEVAVFGIGHPHWIEAVTAVVVPRDGVTLDAARVIDHAKAHLAGYKCPKYVVFADRLPKNPSGKIVKRELRERHKGLATES
- a CDS encoding putative Ig domain-containing protein, with the protein product MLSAALSAAVGLLGTVAVAAPAQAAAACGDQVVGNGGFESGTAPWTQSSGVISAATAAEPAHGGTMDAWLDGYGSTHTDTLSQALTLPAGCASATLSWWAHVDTKETTTGTAYDKLVVQAGSDTLASYSNLDQNTGYVQRTVDVSRYLGQTVTLKITGTEDSSLATDFLLDDFSLTTTGTSNPQSPVVTSPGAQSSAVGQAVSLQVQATDPQNDALTWTATGLPAGLAIGASTGKITGTPTTAGTSSVTVTAKDPAGNSGSATFAWTVTAAPADSTRTPINPAYTVNLTSDTAGTTWTGHQSVSFTNGSATALPEVYLRLWDNYHGSCPTTPITVTNVTGGTASALSVNCTAMKITLPSPLAQGQSATIGFDLSIVVPSGADRFGHDGAYSMIGNALPVLAVRDGAGWHLDPYTNNGESFYTVISDFDVTLVHPTSLLTPATGTSTETTSGSTTTTHATAAKVRDFAWAAGPFAKITTTSGKGVRVNVYSVSGISTSSANQMLSLAADSIDVHSGRFGDYPYGEVDVVLDNNFWFGGMEYPGFVMDLVSTTALPHELAHQWFYGIVGDDEYNSPWLDESFTDYATDLYRGVTGSGCGITWQSSAEKLTNSMAYWDAHSSRYSTVVYNYGKCTLHDLRRLIGDTAMANLLKSYAQSHWYGVSTTAEFKAAAQAAAGSTDLTSFWASHRVEG